In Kitasatospora sp. NA04385, a single genomic region encodes these proteins:
- the zapE gene encoding cell division protein ZapE has protein sequence MSAASESDIRTAIALADRRPVVPAERLVAEMVPPPRFAGVSFGSYLPDSSQPSQYEAVQILESFAAGLNGAAEPPKRGWFRRSAPAPAGPAGIYLDGGYGVGKTHLLASLWHAVPGPKAFGTFVELTNLVGALTFQGAVRTLSSHRLLCIDEFELDDPGDTVLVSTLLGKLVENGVKLCATSNTLPEKLGEGRFAAADFMREIQGLSAHFRPVRIDGQDYRHRGLPAAPPPYDDAEVTARAARAPGASLDDFDTLLEHLKEVHPSRYGALLDEVGAVFLRGVRQVDDQATALRLVVLADRMYDRELPITASGVPFDRVFTEEMLRGGYRKKYLRAVSRLVALARDSAK, from the coding sequence GTGTCTGCTGCCTCGGAGTCCGATATCCGCACCGCGATAGCCCTGGCCGACCGGCGTCCGGTGGTACCGGCCGAGCGGCTGGTGGCGGAGATGGTGCCGCCGCCGCGCTTCGCCGGAGTGAGCTTCGGCAGCTACCTGCCGGACTCCTCCCAGCCCAGCCAGTACGAGGCCGTCCAGATCCTGGAGTCCTTCGCCGCCGGGCTGAACGGCGCCGCCGAGCCGCCCAAGCGCGGCTGGTTCCGGCGCTCGGCGCCCGCGCCCGCGGGGCCGGCCGGGATCTACCTGGACGGCGGGTACGGCGTCGGCAAGACGCACCTGCTGGCCTCGCTCTGGCACGCCGTCCCCGGCCCGAAGGCGTTCGGCACCTTCGTCGAGCTGACCAACCTGGTCGGCGCGCTGACCTTCCAGGGCGCGGTGCGCACGCTCAGCTCGCACCGGCTGCTGTGCATCGACGAGTTCGAGCTGGACGACCCGGGCGACACCGTGCTGGTCTCCACCCTGCTCGGCAAGCTGGTGGAGAACGGCGTCAAGCTGTGCGCGACCTCGAACACGCTGCCGGAGAAGCTCGGCGAGGGCCGGTTCGCCGCCGCCGACTTCATGCGGGAGATCCAGGGCCTGTCCGCGCACTTCCGCCCGGTCCGGATCGACGGCCAGGACTACCGCCACCGCGGCCTGCCCGCCGCCCCGCCGCCCTACGACGACGCCGAGGTCACCGCCCGCGCGGCCCGCGCCCCGGGCGCCTCGCTGGACGACTTCGACACCCTGCTGGAGCACCTGAAGGAGGTGCACCCCAGCCGGTACGGCGCACTGCTGGACGAGGTCGGCGCGGTGTTCCTGCGCGGGGTGCGCCAGGTGGACGACCAGGCGACCGCGCTGCGGCTGGTGGTGCTGGCCGACCGGATGTACGACCGGGAGCTGCCGATCACCGCCTCGGGCGTGCCGTTCGACCGGGTGTTCACCGAGGAGATGCTGCGCGGCGGCTACCGCAAGAAGTACCTGCGGGCGGTCTCCCGGCTGGTCGCGCTGGCCCGCGACTCCGCGAAGTAG
- a CDS encoding pyrimidine reductase family protein, producing the protein MRQLIGDTPHGPDAPGSAQWLARAYAYPAEGPWLRANMVASLDGAARLDGLSEGLSSTADKRIFGVLRALCDVVLVGAETVRAEGYRPGRARPEFAARRAAAGQLPAPVIAVVSRSLELDLSAPLFTEPLVPTVVVTTVDAPADRLARVAAAADVITAGTGSVDLPRAVAALTERGWRRQLSEGGPRLLGQLAADGLLDELCLSVAPLVTAGDSPRIVNGPGIPDVRPMRLVSLIEEKGFLFTRYLRPTDPDRSPSEPALT; encoded by the coding sequence ATGAGGCAACTGATCGGCGACACCCCGCACGGCCCCGACGCCCCCGGCAGCGCGCAGTGGCTGGCCCGGGCGTACGCGTACCCCGCCGAGGGGCCGTGGCTGCGGGCGAACATGGTCGCCTCGCTGGACGGCGCGGCCCGGCTGGACGGCCTCTCGGAGGGGCTGTCCAGCACGGCGGACAAGCGGATCTTCGGGGTGCTGCGGGCGCTGTGCGACGTGGTGCTGGTGGGCGCCGAGACGGTGCGGGCCGAGGGGTACCGGCCGGGGCGGGCCCGGCCGGAGTTCGCGGCCCGGCGGGCGGCCGCCGGCCAGCTGCCCGCGCCGGTGATCGCGGTGGTGTCGCGGAGCCTGGAGCTGGACCTTTCGGCGCCGCTGTTCACCGAGCCGCTGGTGCCGACCGTGGTGGTCACCACGGTCGACGCGCCGGCCGACCGGCTGGCCCGGGTGGCCGCCGCAGCCGATGTGATCACCGCAGGAACGGGCTCGGTGGACCTCCCCCGGGCGGTGGCCGCGCTCACGGAGCGTGGTTGGCGCCGACAGCTCTCGGAGGGCGGTCCCCGCCTGCTCGGGCAGCTCGCGGCGGACGGCCTGCTGGACGAGTTGTGCCTGTCGGTGGCGCCCCTGGTGACGGCGGGTGATTCACCGAGGATCGTGAACGGCCCCGGAATCCCGGACGTCCGGCCGATGCGGCTGGTGTCATTGATCGAGGAGAAAGGTTTCCTCTTCACCCGCTACCTGCGACCGACCGATCCGGACCGCTCCCCGAGCGAGCCCGCCCTCACCTGA
- a CDS encoding maleylpyruvate isomerase family mycothiol-dependent enzyme has product MSDPTTGPAAVTDPATAAATAAEQLRATAESTELLLHTLAELAPAGVSEPSGLPGWTRGHVLAHLARNADSLVNLLTGARTGQDVPQYASPQSRDAGIEAGAGRPLDEQVADIRASQQRFLEAAALLDPEHWTVPITHRSGYVFPAWQIPSRRLAELEYHHVDLNAGYTPAHWPEPFAVAEFRRLGEHLGADPELPGVLLVAEDAGLEVRIGGAGGSAPGLTAEGPVRALTGWLSGRADGDGLRVHRGGEGLVDPRTALPELPPMG; this is encoded by the coding sequence ATGAGCGACCCCACCACCGGCCCCGCGGCCGTCACCGACCCCGCGACCGCCGCCGCCACCGCCGCCGAACAGCTGCGGGCCACCGCCGAGAGCACCGAGCTGCTGCTGCACACCCTCGCCGAGCTGGCGCCCGCCGGGGTGTCCGAGCCCTCCGGCCTGCCCGGCTGGACCCGCGGGCACGTGCTGGCCCACCTCGCCCGCAACGCGGACTCCCTGGTCAACCTGCTGACCGGCGCCCGCACCGGACAGGACGTGCCGCAGTACGCCTCCCCGCAGAGCCGGGACGCCGGCATCGAGGCCGGCGCCGGGCGCCCGCTGGACGAGCAGGTCGCCGACATCAGGGCCAGCCAGCAGCGCTTCCTGGAGGCCGCCGCGCTGCTCGACCCCGAGCACTGGACCGTCCCGATCACCCACCGCTCCGGCTACGTCTTCCCGGCCTGGCAGATCCCCTCGCGGCGGCTGGCCGAGCTGGAGTACCACCACGTCGACCTGAACGCCGGCTACACCCCGGCGCACTGGCCGGAGCCGTTCGCCGTCGCCGAGTTCCGGCGCCTGGGCGAGCACCTCGGCGCCGATCCGGAGCTGCCCGGCGTGCTGCTGGTCGCCGAGGACGCCGGCCTGGAGGTCCGGATCGGCGGCGCCGGCGGCAGCGCGCCCGGGCTGACCGCGGAGGGCCCGGTGCGGGCGCTCACCGGCTGGCTGTCCGGCCGCGCGGACGGGGACGGCCTCCGGGTCCACCGCGGCGGCGAGGGCCTGGTCGACCCCCGAACCGCCCTGCCCGAGCTCCCCCCGATGGGATGA
- a CDS encoding MBL fold metallo-hydrolase — MTYHGAVKVGGAPDVRELAHLIITKVAVGPHDNNAYLLRCRATDEQLLIDAAADAPVLLETVGPRLAAVVTTHRHRDHWGALAEVVAVTGARTMAGRIDAEGIEVPTDLPLEDGSVLRFGQVELTVRHLVGHTPGAIVLLYDDPQGHPHLFTGDCLFPGGVGNTWGDPAAFDSLFRDVNEKVFDVLPDETWVYPGHGDDTTLGAERPHLPEWRERGW, encoded by the coding sequence ATGACGTACCACGGAGCGGTGAAGGTCGGCGGGGCACCGGACGTCCGGGAGCTGGCCCACCTGATCATCACCAAGGTCGCGGTCGGTCCGCACGACAACAACGCCTACCTGCTGCGCTGCCGGGCCACCGACGAGCAGCTGCTGATCGACGCGGCGGCCGACGCGCCGGTGCTGCTGGAGACGGTCGGCCCCCGGCTGGCCGCGGTGGTCACCACCCACCGGCACCGCGACCACTGGGGCGCGCTGGCCGAGGTGGTGGCCGTCACCGGCGCCCGCACCATGGCCGGGCGGATCGACGCGGAGGGCATCGAGGTGCCCACCGACCTGCCGCTGGAGGACGGCTCGGTGCTGCGCTTCGGGCAGGTCGAGCTGACGGTGCGCCACCTGGTAGGCCACACCCCCGGCGCGATCGTGCTGCTCTACGACGACCCGCAGGGCCACCCGCACCTGTTCACCGGCGACTGCCTCTTCCCGGGCGGGGTCGGCAACACCTGGGGCGACCCGGCCGCGTTCGACTCGCTGTTCCGGGACGTCAACGAGAAGGTCTTCGACGTCCTCCCGGACGAGACCTGGGTCTACCCCGGCCACGGCGACGACACCACGCTGGGCGCCGAGCGCCCGCACCTGCCCGAGTGGCGCGAGCGCGGCTGGTGA
- the uvrB gene encoding excinuclease ABC subunit UvrB: MRPITSIERSVAPFEVVSPYQPNGDQPAAIAELERRVRAGEKDVVLLGATGTGKSATTAWMIEKLQRPTLVMAPNKTLAAQLANEFRELLPNNAVEYFVSYYDYYQPEAYVPQTDTYIEKDSSINEEVERLRHSATNSLLTRRDVIVVASVSCIYGLGTPQEYVDRMVRLKVGEEVDRDALLRRFVDIQYTRNDLAFTRGTFRVRGDTVEIFPVYEELAVRIEMFGDEIEALYTLHPLTGEVISQDDSVYVFPASHYVAGPERMERAITGIEAELEQSLARMEKQGKLLEAQRLRMRTTYDIEMLRQIGTCSGVENYSMHFDGREPGSPPNTLLDYFPEDFLLVIDESHVTVPQIGAMYEGDASRKRTLVEHGFRLPSAMDNRPLKWEEFQERIGQTVYLSATPGKYELARGDGQVEQIIRPTGLIDPEVIVKPTEGQIDDLVHEIRQRVEKDERVLVTTLTKKMAEDLTDYFLGLDIRVRYLHSDVDTLRRIELLRELRAGEYDVLVGINLLREGLDLPEVSLVAILDADKEGFLRSGTSLIQTIGRAARNVSGQVHMYADKITPAMDLAIGETNRRRAVQQAYNEEHGIDPQPLRKKIGDLLSTMAGEDVDTEELLATGYRQQGKGKAPVPALGIDRKPAKSLPAAELAELIQDMTDRMHTAAAELQFEVAARLRDEVKELKRELRQMREAGMA, from the coding sequence GTGCGTCCCATCACGAGTATCGAGCGGTCCGTGGCGCCCTTCGAGGTCGTCAGCCCCTACCAGCCCAACGGTGACCAGCCGGCGGCCATCGCCGAGCTGGAGCGCCGCGTCCGCGCCGGCGAGAAGGACGTCGTCCTGCTCGGCGCGACCGGCACCGGCAAGTCGGCCACCACGGCCTGGATGATCGAGAAGCTGCAGCGCCCCACCCTGGTGATGGCGCCGAACAAGACGCTGGCCGCCCAGCTGGCCAACGAGTTCCGCGAGCTGCTGCCGAACAACGCGGTCGAGTACTTCGTCTCGTACTACGACTACTACCAGCCCGAGGCGTACGTCCCGCAGACGGACACCTACATCGAGAAGGACTCCTCGATCAACGAGGAGGTCGAGCGGCTGCGCCACTCCGCCACCAACAGCCTGCTCACCCGGCGGGACGTGATCGTGGTGGCCTCGGTCTCCTGCATCTACGGCCTCGGCACCCCGCAGGAGTACGTGGACCGGATGGTCCGCCTCAAGGTCGGCGAGGAGGTCGACCGGGACGCCCTGCTGCGCCGCTTCGTCGACATCCAGTACACCCGCAACGACCTGGCGTTCACCCGCGGCACCTTCCGGGTCCGCGGCGACACCGTGGAGATCTTCCCGGTGTACGAGGAGCTCGCCGTCCGGATCGAGATGTTCGGCGACGAGATCGAGGCGCTGTACACGCTGCACCCGCTGACCGGCGAGGTGATCAGCCAGGACGACTCGGTCTACGTCTTCCCGGCCTCGCACTACGTGGCGGGCCCGGAGCGGATGGAGCGGGCGATCACCGGCATCGAGGCCGAGCTGGAGCAGAGCCTGGCCCGGATGGAGAAGCAGGGCAAACTGCTGGAGGCCCAGCGGCTGCGGATGCGCACCACGTACGACATCGAGATGCTCCGCCAGATCGGCACCTGCTCGGGCGTGGAGAACTACTCGATGCACTTCGACGGCCGCGAGCCCGGCTCCCCGCCGAACACCCTGCTCGACTACTTCCCGGAGGACTTCCTCCTGGTCATCGACGAGTCGCACGTCACCGTCCCGCAGATCGGCGCGATGTACGAGGGCGACGCCTCGCGCAAGCGCACGCTGGTCGAGCACGGCTTCCGGCTGCCCTCGGCGATGGACAACCGGCCGCTGAAGTGGGAGGAGTTCCAGGAGCGGATCGGCCAGACCGTCTACCTGTCGGCCACCCCCGGCAAGTACGAGCTGGCCCGCGGCGACGGCCAGGTCGAGCAGATCATCCGGCCGACCGGCCTGATCGACCCCGAGGTGATCGTCAAGCCCACCGAGGGCCAGATCGACGACCTGGTGCACGAGATCCGGCAGCGGGTGGAGAAGGACGAGCGGGTCCTGGTCACCACGCTCACCAAGAAGATGGCCGAGGACCTCACCGACTACTTCCTCGGCCTCGACATCCGGGTCCGCTACCTGCACAGCGACGTCGACACGCTGCGCCGGATCGAGCTGCTGCGCGAGCTGCGGGCCGGCGAGTACGACGTGCTGGTCGGCATCAACCTGCTCCGCGAGGGCCTCGACCTGCCCGAGGTCTCGCTGGTCGCGATCCTGGACGCGGACAAGGAGGGCTTCCTGCGCTCCGGCACCTCGCTGATCCAGACCATCGGCCGCGCCGCGCGCAACGTCTCCGGCCAGGTGCACATGTACGCGGACAAGATCACCCCGGCGATGGACCTGGCGATCGGCGAGACCAACCGCCGGCGCGCCGTCCAGCAGGCGTACAACGAGGAGCACGGGATCGACCCGCAGCCGCTGCGGAAGAAGATCGGCGACCTGCTCTCCACCATGGCGGGGGAGGACGTCGACACCGAGGAGCTGCTCGCCACCGGCTACCGGCAGCAGGGCAAGGGGAAGGCGCCGGTCCCGGCGCTGGGCATCGACCGCAAGCCGGCCAAGAGCCTGCCCGCGGCCGAACTCGCCGAGCTGATCCAGGACATGACCGACCGGATGCACACCGCCGCGGCCGAGCTGCAGTTCGAGGTGGCGGCCCGGCTGCGCGACGAGGTCAAGGAGCTCAAGCGCGAACTGCGGCAGATGCGGGAGGCCGGAATGGCCTGA
- a CDS encoding TerC family protein, whose translation MDVSAGLWAGTIAVLIALVVADFFIGGRKPHEVSVKEAGIWTAVWVALAVLFGGFLWWYGGGRPAGEFFAGYVTEKSLSVDNLFVFILIMGKFAVPRIYQQRVLMFGVIIALVLRAVFIAGGAALVSQFSWVFYGFGAFLVWTAWKLIKEARAEEEEEEFEENRLLKSIERRFPSTDRYHGTKLLVREGGRRLMTPMLIVMLAIGTTDVLFALDSIPAIFGLTQDPYIVFTANAFALMGLRQLYFLIGGLLKKLVHLSYGLSVILGFIGVKLVLHALHESGVHVPEISIPVSLAVIVLTLAVTTVTSLVAARKQAAAEAAEPEKVDA comes from the coding sequence ATGGACGTATCCGCGGGCCTGTGGGCCGGCACCATCGCGGTGCTGATCGCCCTGGTGGTGGCCGACTTCTTCATCGGCGGCCGCAAGCCGCACGAGGTCTCCGTCAAGGAGGCCGGCATCTGGACGGCGGTCTGGGTGGCCCTGGCCGTGCTGTTCGGCGGCTTCCTCTGGTGGTACGGCGGCGGGAGGCCGGCCGGCGAGTTCTTCGCCGGGTACGTCACCGAGAAGTCGCTCAGCGTCGACAACCTGTTCGTGTTCATCCTGATCATGGGCAAGTTCGCGGTGCCCAGGATCTACCAGCAGCGGGTGCTGATGTTCGGCGTGATCATCGCCCTGGTGCTGCGGGCGGTCTTCATCGCCGGCGGCGCGGCGCTGGTCTCCCAGTTCTCCTGGGTCTTCTACGGCTTCGGCGCGTTCCTGGTCTGGACGGCCTGGAAGCTGATCAAGGAGGCCAGGGCGGAGGAGGAAGAGGAGGAGTTCGAGGAGAACCGCCTGCTCAAGTCGATCGAGCGGCGCTTCCCGTCCACCGACCGGTACCACGGCACCAAGCTGCTGGTCCGGGAGGGCGGCCGCCGGCTGATGACGCCGATGCTGATCGTGATGCTGGCGATCGGCACCACCGACGTGCTGTTCGCGCTCGACTCGATCCCGGCGATCTTCGGCCTCACCCAGGACCCGTACATCGTCTTCACCGCCAACGCCTTCGCGCTGATGGGCCTGCGCCAGCTGTACTTCCTGATCGGCGGCCTGCTGAAGAAGCTGGTCCACCTGTCCTACGGCCTGTCGGTGATCCTCGGCTTCATCGGCGTCAAGCTGGTCCTGCACGCGCTGCACGAGAGCGGCGTGCACGTGCCCGAGATCAGCATCCCGGTCTCGCTGGCCGTCATCGTGCTGACCCTGGCGGTCACCACCGTCACCAGCCTGGTCGCCGCGAGGAAGCAGGCGGCCGCGGAGGCCGCCGAGCCGGAGAAGGTCGACGCCTGA
- a CDS encoding TerD family protein, with translation MSVNLAKGQSVSLLKSTGETLTVVRMGLGWKSAPRKRGFFSRRPREIDLDASALLYDGKVMSDVVFFSHLVSNEGSVQHTGDNLVGGAGAGGDDESILVDLAKVPRRVTQIVFTVSSYTGQNFTEVQNAHCRLVDETTGRELARYELAGGGPHTGQIMAKVERDGEGGWKMTAIGAPASGRTFRDMLPFIEPFL, from the coding sequence GTGTCCGTGAACCTGGCCAAGGGCCAGAGCGTCAGCCTGTTGAAGTCCACCGGCGAGACTCTGACCGTGGTCCGGATGGGCCTCGGGTGGAAGTCCGCCCCGCGCAAGCGCGGCTTCTTCAGCCGCCGTCCCCGCGAGATCGACCTCGACGCGTCCGCCCTGCTGTACGACGGCAAGGTGATGAGCGACGTGGTGTTCTTCTCGCACCTGGTGAGCAACGAGGGCTCGGTGCAGCACACCGGCGACAACCTGGTCGGCGGGGCGGGGGCGGGCGGCGACGACGAGAGCATCCTGGTCGACCTGGCCAAGGTGCCGCGCCGGGTCACCCAGATCGTCTTCACCGTCAGCTCGTACACCGGCCAGAACTTCACGGAGGTGCAGAACGCGCACTGCCGGCTGGTCGACGAGACCACCGGCCGGGAGCTGGCCCGCTACGAGCTGGCCGGCGGCGGCCCGCACACCGGGCAGATCATGGCCAAGGTCGAGCGGGACGGCGAGGGCGGCTGGAAGATGACCGCGATCGGCGCCCCCGCCAGCGGCCGCACCTTCCGGGACATGCTGCCCTTCATCGAGCCGTTCCTCTGA